In one window of Henckelia pumila isolate YLH828 chromosome 1, ASM3356847v2, whole genome shotgun sequence DNA:
- the LOC140874079 gene encoding uncharacterized protein, with translation MADSHNEEDDTEVFDFNSSEFTREELFQALNDMATEYQKLSASFEEVKTEKASLIDMSRECSCSHRKELDSLRTKLNLLAAENDDMKRVFQATLCENKKLHKIINTWNNSSTSLDKIHENQKQAKEGIFIGYSSVSRAYRVFNKRSLTVKETIHVIFDEATVCADKSQTDIKDLANMLESTVINDESDSDEPLVKKTEPKEVIIQTTEEKLDQDHEEQRIEEEIIEPDNTIRNEGDTSINQDMNPLGPNIRWSKNHPPELVIGNHIAPLRTRNQMLNELLHAVFISQLEPKHIDEALQDSSWIEAMQEELNQFTRNKVWNLVPQPDNQNIIDTRWVFRNKFNEDGIVIRNKARLVAQGFRLEKDIDFDESFAPVARVEAIRIFIAYTAYKNFKVYQMDVKSAFLNGLLQEEVYVEQPPGFISTSTPDYVFKIDKVIYGLNQAPRAWYDTLSQFLLDHNFVIGTVDKTLIKFIKGDHILLFQIYVDDIIFGSTNPRLCEKFSKLMQE, from the exons ATGGCTGACTCTCATAATGAAGAAGACGATactgaggtatttgactttaacTCTTCTGAATTCACACGAGAAGAACTTTTTCAAGCACTTAATGATATGGCCACTGAGTATCAGAAGCTTTCTGCATCATTTGAGGAAGTGAAAACAGAAAAGGCAAGTCTTATTGATATGTCAAGAGAATGTAGTTGTTCACATCGAAAAGAACTTGATAGTCTAAGGACTAAGCTAAACCTGTTGGCAGCTgagaatgatgatatgaaacgaGTATTCCAAGCCACTTTGTGTGAAAATAAAAAGTTGCATAAAATAATCAACACTTGGAATAATTCTTCTACCTCGTTGGATAAGATACACGAGAACCAGAAACAAGCAA AAGAAGGAATATTCATTGGATATTCCTCAGTTAGTCGAGCTTACAGAGTATTTAACAAAAGGTCACTGACAGTaaaggaaaccattcatgttatttttgacgAAGCTACTGTATGTGCAGATAAGTCTCAAACAGACATCAAAGATCTAGCAAACATGCTAGAATCAACTGTTATAAATGATGAAAGTGATAGTGATGAACCCCTTGTCAAAAAGACTGAACCAAAAGAAGTGATTATTCAAACTACTGAAGAAAAATTAGATCAAGATCATGAAGAACAGAGAATCGAGGAAGAAATCATTGAACCAGATAACACAATCAGAAATGAGGGAGACACTTCAATAAACCAAGATATGAATCCCCTTGGACCAAATATCAGGTGGAGCAAAAATCATCCACCTGAGCTGGTTATCGGTAATCATATTGCCCCTCTGCGTACCAGAAATCAAATGCTTAACGAGCTATTGCATGCAGTATTCATTTCACAGCTGGAACCCAAGCACATCGATGAAGCCTTACAAGATTCTAGCTGGATCGAAGCAATGCAAGAGGAACTAAATCAGTTCACTAGAAACAAAGTATGGAACTTAGTTCCTCAACCGGACAATCAAAACATCATAGACACCAGATGGGTGTTTCGCAATAAATTTAATGAGGACGGGATAGTGATAAGAAACAAAGCCAGAttggttgctcaaggatttAGACTAGAGAAAGACATTGATTTTGATGAATCATTCGCTCCAGTAGCAAGAGTTGAAGCTATCAGGATATTTATTGCTTATACTGCTTACAAGAATTTCAAAGtctatcaaatggatgtaaagtcAGCTTTTTTAAATGGcctacttcaagaagaagtgtatgttgaacaaccaccaggttttattAGCACCTCAACTCCTgattatgtttttaaaattgataAAGTTATATATGGTCTAAATCAAGCACcaagagcttggtatgacactctATCACAATTTTTATTAGATCATAACTTTGTTATAGGAACAGTTGATAAAACCCTTATCAAATTCATTAAAGGAGATCATATTTTACTTTTTCAAATTTATGTGGACGATATTATATTTGGATCAACTAATCCTCGTTTATGCGAGAAAttttctaagttgatgcaggaataa